From the genome of Desulfovibrio aminophilus, one region includes:
- a CDS encoding aromatic amino acid lyase has translation MQSLRLNAEDYFLLVRGLAFAEIKAARNVSDVFGDELQLVPDSAFQDEPLSATREELVRMAEGVRGFFGLGEQSVAELVATPTPGGWAELVERAAGPRPEVVTFFTSGSTGKPKPILRKFFHLEQDAHHLGRMLGGARRVVALVPPHHIYGFIYTILIPKVLGAPCVIKRFQRPAAIVRSLEPFDAVVGIPLLWKLCSETKERFPASVVGVTSTGPCPAEVIHALRRQGLSVMNEIYGSSESGAMGHRQSPEAPLTLMATWKRLGGNRFAREMEDGSLSEPFEFQDQLEWLDETRFTVQKRLDSAVQVAGINIYPARVREALLEHPEVEDCAVRLMRPEEGDRLKAFVVPKAGRESGAELSDALLRHLASRVGPLEQPRSILFGPELPRNEMGKLADWTIETRRLGQTLDQALQRLEREHVPVQPGQEFAVDAFQPGDAWGVARLFYAEHGRSFPFEAYYIPERLREEHRLGLLHSAVARTPTGDIVGFGSCFRSSAPYHGVYEIGAHQVLADYRAARVGFALQEYIKDVLLPGRRVEVFFSEAPCHQVVTQKFAAMSGFRETALEIGLMPADAYGPTEHPEDRVSALLLFGGREDAPRDIHCPERHMEAAAYFLEGTGVRRTLLAAQGTPPDGHCTRASTEHFTFAQVARMHVQTLGQDFEATLDGFETQAGSRGARVLQVFLNLGEAWCHTGLEALRPRGYFLGGLLPRWFDDDGLLLQKVLDMPAFDSIKLYSQRAHRILDLIRRDIESNPACRAPRRAKAPALAETAGFRASEIAEVSIAGEGLTVEEVVAVARHGAAARLTRDEGALARVESSAAFIEWAVRTGEPIYGVNTGFGGMANIAIKEQDLCDLQNNLLRFLNVCAGDHLPQEDVRAGMLLRANSHMRGVSGVRRELIERLLLFLNNGVTPLVRDMGSIGASGDLAPLASITGALVGADACFRVSMGGEEVSCLEALERLGLKPLPLGPKEGLGMVNGTSVMTGIAANCLYDARKLVALSLGFHALAVQALVGSNQSFHPFIHQHKPHPGQVLAAEIMLGQLRGSSMCRDELDGHHGIVDGQPAQDRYSLRCLPQFLGPVLEAVARTRRTLETEINSANDNPLIDGEGCLSLHSGNFLGQYVAVSMDHLRYCLGLMTKHMDAQIALMVAPEFNGGLPASLVGNPARTVNMGLKGLQIAANSIMPLVSFYGAPIADRFPTHAEQFNQNINSQGFNAATLARKSLRALEAYVAMSLIFGVQAVSLRAFRMTGTYDPTPLLSPASGALYEATLAALGRAPGAERPLVWNDDEQSLEQLVLALRADIAADGGVVRAVGDAVVKLG, from the coding sequence ATGCAAAGCCTTCGCCTGAACGCCGAGGATTACTTCCTGCTGGTCCGCGGACTGGCCTTCGCCGAGATCAAGGCCGCCCGCAACGTCTCCGACGTGTTCGGGGACGAACTGCAACTCGTCCCGGACAGCGCCTTCCAGGACGAGCCGCTGAGCGCCACGCGGGAGGAACTCGTCCGCATGGCCGAGGGCGTGCGCGGCTTCTTCGGGCTGGGCGAACAATCGGTCGCGGAACTCGTGGCGACGCCGACCCCGGGGGGCTGGGCGGAACTGGTGGAGCGCGCCGCGGGGCCGCGCCCGGAGGTGGTGACGTTCTTCACTTCCGGCAGCACGGGCAAGCCCAAGCCCATTCTCCGCAAGTTCTTCCATCTGGAGCAGGACGCCCACCATCTGGGCCGCATGCTCGGCGGGGCCAGGCGGGTGGTCGCCCTGGTTCCTCCCCACCACATCTATGGGTTCATCTACACCATCCTCATCCCCAAGGTGCTGGGCGCGCCCTGCGTGATCAAGCGTTTCCAGCGCCCCGCCGCCATCGTCCGGAGCCTTGAGCCCTTCGACGCCGTGGTGGGCATCCCCCTGCTCTGGAAGCTCTGCTCCGAAACCAAGGAACGCTTCCCGGCCTCGGTCGTCGGCGTCACCTCCACCGGCCCCTGCCCGGCGGAGGTCATCCACGCCCTGCGCCGCCAGGGCCTGTCCGTGATGAACGAGATCTACGGCTCGTCCGAGAGCGGGGCCATGGGCCACCGGCAAAGTCCGGAGGCGCCGCTGACCCTCATGGCCACCTGGAAGCGGCTGGGCGGGAACCGCTTCGCCCGGGAGATGGAGGACGGCTCCCTGTCCGAGCCCTTCGAGTTCCAGGACCAGCTGGAATGGCTGGACGAGACGCGCTTCACCGTCCAGAAGCGCCTGGACAGCGCGGTGCAGGTGGCGGGCATCAACATCTATCCGGCGCGCGTGCGCGAGGCCCTGCTGGAGCACCCGGAGGTGGAGGACTGCGCCGTGCGGCTCATGCGGCCGGAGGAGGGCGACCGGCTCAAGGCCTTCGTGGTGCCCAAGGCGGGCCGCGAGAGCGGAGCGGAGCTTTCCGACGCGCTCCTGCGGCATCTCGCCTCCCGCGTCGGCCCCCTGGAGCAGCCCCGGTCGATCCTGTTCGGGCCGGAACTGCCGCGCAACGAGATGGGCAAGCTGGCCGACTGGACCATCGAGACGCGGCGGCTGGGCCAGACCCTGGACCAGGCGCTCCAGCGCCTGGAGCGCGAGCACGTCCCGGTCCAGCCGGGGCAGGAGTTCGCCGTGGACGCCTTCCAGCCCGGCGACGCCTGGGGCGTGGCGCGCCTGTTCTACGCCGAGCACGGCCGGTCCTTTCCCTTCGAGGCGTACTACATTCCCGAGCGGCTGCGGGAGGAGCATCGGCTGGGCCTGCTGCACAGCGCCGTGGCCCGCACGCCCACGGGCGACATCGTGGGCTTCGGCAGCTGCTTCCGCAGCTCCGCGCCGTATCACGGGGTGTACGAGATCGGCGCCCACCAGGTGCTCGCGGACTACCGCGCCGCCCGCGTGGGATTCGCCCTCCAGGAGTACATCAAGGACGTGCTCCTGCCGGGCCGCCGGGTGGAGGTCTTTTTCAGCGAGGCGCCCTGCCACCAGGTGGTGACCCAGAAATTCGCCGCCATGAGCGGGTTCCGCGAGACGGCCCTGGAGATCGGGCTGATGCCCGCCGACGCCTATGGCCCCACCGAGCACCCGGAGGACCGCGTCTCGGCCCTGCTGCTCTTCGGCGGCCGCGAGGACGCGCCGCGCGATATCCACTGTCCGGAGCGCCACATGGAGGCGGCGGCCTATTTCCTGGAGGGGACCGGAGTTCGGCGCACCCTGCTGGCCGCCCAGGGCACGCCCCCGGACGGGCATTGCACCCGGGCCTCCACCGAGCACTTCACCTTCGCCCAGGTGGCCCGCATGCACGTGCAGACCCTGGGACAGGACTTCGAGGCCACCCTGGACGGCTTCGAAACCCAGGCGGGCAGCCGCGGGGCCAGGGTGCTCCAGGTCTTCCTCAACCTGGGCGAGGCCTGGTGCCACACGGGCCTGGAGGCCTTGCGCCCGCGCGGCTACTTCCTGGGCGGGCTCCTGCCGCGCTGGTTCGACGACGACGGCCTGCTGCTCCAGAAGGTGCTGGACATGCCCGCCTTCGACTCCATCAAGCTCTATTCCCAGCGGGCCCACCGCATCCTGGACCTCATCCGCCGCGACATCGAGTCCAACCCGGCCTGCCGCGCCCCGCGCCGGGCCAAGGCCCCGGCCCTGGCGGAAACCGCTGGATTCCGCGCCTCGGAGATCGCCGAGGTGAGCATCGCGGGCGAAGGCCTGACCGTGGAGGAGGTGGTGGCCGTGGCCCGCCACGGAGCCGCCGCCCGGCTGACGCGGGACGAGGGCGCGCTGGCCCGCGTCGAATCCTCGGCCGCGTTCATCGAGTGGGCCGTGCGCACCGGCGAGCCCATCTACGGGGTGAACACGGGCTTCGGCGGCATGGCCAACATCGCCATCAAGGAGCAGGACCTCTGCGACCTGCAGAACAACCTGCTGCGTTTCCTCAACGTCTGCGCGGGCGACCACCTGCCCCAGGAGGACGTGCGCGCGGGCATGCTGCTGCGGGCCAACTCCCACATGCGGGGCGTCTCCGGCGTCCGCCGGGAGCTCATCGAGCGGCTGCTGCTCTTCCTGAACAACGGCGTGACGCCCCTGGTGCGCGACATGGGCTCCATCGGCGCCAGCGGCGACCTGGCCCCCCTGGCCTCGATCACCGGAGCGCTCGTGGGCGCGGACGCCTGCTTCCGGGTCTCCATGGGCGGGGAGGAGGTGAGCTGCCTGGAGGCGCTGGAGCGCCTCGGGCTGAAGCCCCTGCCCCTGGGCCCCAAGGAGGGCCTGGGCATGGTCAACGGCACCTCGGTGATGACCGGCATCGCCGCCAACTGCCTGTACGACGCGCGCAAGCTGGTCGCCCTGTCCCTGGGCTTCCACGCCCTGGCCGTCCAGGCGCTCGTGGGCTCCAACCAGTCCTTCCACCCCTTCATCCACCAGCACAAGCCGCACCCGGGCCAGGTCCTGGCGGCGGAGATCATGCTGGGCCAGCTGCGGGGTTCGTCCATGTGCCGCGACGAGCTGGACGGCCATCACGGCATCGTGGACGGCCAGCCCGCCCAGGACCGCTACTCGCTGCGCTGCCTGCCCCAGTTCCTCGGCCCGGTGCTGGAGGCGGTGGCCCGGACGCGGCGCACCCTGGAGACGGAGATCAACTCCGCCAACGACAACCCGCTCATCGACGGCGAGGGCTGCCTGAGCCTGCACAGCGGCAACTTCCTGGGGCAGTACGTGGCCGTGTCCATGGACCACCTGCGCTACTGCCTGGGCCTCATGACCAAGCACATGGACGCCCAGATCGCCCTCATGGTGGCCCCGGAGTTCAACGGCGGCCTGCCCGCGTCCCTGGTGGGCAATCCCGCGCGGACGGTGAACATGGGCCTCAAGGGCCTGCAGATCGCCGCCAACTCCATCATGCCCCTGGTCTCGTTCTACGGCGCGCCCATCGCGGACCGCTTCCCGACCCACGCCGAGCAGTTCAACCAGAACATCAACAGCCAGGGCTTCAACGCCGCCACCCTGGCCCGCAAGTCCCTGCGGGCGCTGGAGGCCTACGTGGCCATGTCGCTCATCTTCGGGGTCCAGGCCGTGTCGCTGCGGGCCTTCCGCATGACCGGGACATACGACCCGACCCCGTTGCTCTCCCCGGCCTCGGGGGCCCTGTACGAGGCGACGCTGGCCGCCCTCGGCCGCGCGCCCGGCGCGGAGCGCCCGCTCGTCTGGAACGACGACGAGCAGTCCCTGGAACAGCTGGTCCTGGCCCTGCGGGCCGACATCGCGGCGGACGGCGGCGTGGTCCGGGCCGTGGGCGACGCGGTGGTCAAACTGGGCTAG
- a CDS encoding aldehyde ferredoxin oxidoreductase N-terminal domain-containing protein, whose product MIRDHFRVLVMDLAAGKGKVAKIDGRDEVAGGSGLAALLFNLYGRPDRPWDDPAQPFILAIGPLTGYFPLMSKTVAAFKSPYHDQYAESHAGGRSALALRFADYDALVLVGRAARPAVLVVGSRRVELRDAQFLWGMDALGVAKRLRQMSGGSGHRSILRIGPAGENRSALACINVDTYRHFGRLGSGAVLGAKNVKAVAIRGDADFPFDQGGAACGGAVSKDYPKLFKEIHRQLTDTQMMSKYHNLGTAGNVAALNELKSLPWRNLQQTADPKVEGISGERFAEETLLRNAACAGCPVGCVHIGFVREKFMADNRWLYRQVSYDYELIFAVGSMLGVTSAFDVLRIVDAVEKQGLDVMGAGVALAWATEALEKGLVTPEQALEPLAFGDADAYARAVEHLGRAANEFYRDLGRGALVAADKYGGADFACVLGQEMAGYATGELYFVAQALGFRHSHLDSAAYSWDQKHDEKDVDKGVEFLVADESGRSFLTSMVSCLFARGVYKDELLAQALESVGYTTLARNMAEVGEHIRRLRWRTRFATGFNPEAVRIPKRFTEVSTWKGPVDPAYMEALRLAYAKRLRELGKPLEDETPA is encoded by the coding sequence ATGATCCGCGACCACTTCCGCGTGCTCGTCATGGACCTGGCGGCGGGCAAGGGCAAGGTGGCCAAGATCGACGGCCGCGACGAGGTGGCCGGAGGCTCGGGCCTGGCCGCCCTGCTCTTCAACCTCTACGGCCGCCCGGACCGGCCCTGGGACGACCCGGCGCAGCCCTTCATTTTGGCCATCGGCCCGCTCACCGGCTACTTCCCGCTCATGAGCAAGACCGTGGCGGCCTTCAAGTCGCCCTACCACGACCAATACGCCGAGAGCCACGCCGGGGGCCGTTCGGCCCTGGCCCTGCGCTTCGCGGACTACGACGCCCTGGTGCTGGTGGGCCGCGCCGCGCGGCCGGCGGTGCTCGTGGTGGGCTCGCGCCGGGTGGAGCTCAGGGACGCCCAGTTCCTCTGGGGCATGGACGCCCTGGGCGTGGCCAAGCGGCTGCGCCAGATGTCCGGCGGCTCGGGCCACCGGAGCATCCTGCGCATCGGCCCGGCGGGCGAAAACCGGTCGGCCCTGGCCTGCATCAACGTGGACACCTACCGCCACTTCGGCCGCCTGGGCTCGGGCGCGGTGCTGGGAGCCAAGAACGTCAAGGCCGTGGCCATCCGGGGCGACGCGGACTTCCCCTTCGACCAGGGCGGCGCGGCCTGCGGCGGCGCGGTGTCCAAGGACTACCCCAAGCTCTTCAAGGAGATCCACCGCCAGCTCACGGACACCCAGATGATGAGCAAGTACCACAACCTCGGCACCGCCGGGAACGTGGCCGCGCTCAACGAGCTGAAGTCCCTGCCCTGGCGCAACCTCCAGCAGACCGCGGACCCGAAGGTGGAGGGCATCTCCGGCGAACGCTTCGCCGAGGAGACCCTGCTGCGCAACGCGGCCTGCGCGGGCTGCCCCGTGGGCTGCGTGCACATCGGCTTCGTGCGCGAGAAGTTCATGGCCGACAACCGCTGGCTCTACCGCCAGGTGTCCTACGACTACGAGCTCATCTTCGCCGTGGGCTCCATGCTCGGCGTGACCAGCGCCTTCGACGTGCTGCGCATCGTGGACGCGGTGGAGAAGCAGGGCCTGGACGTCATGGGCGCGGGCGTGGCCCTGGCCTGGGCCACCGAGGCCCTGGAAAAGGGCCTGGTCACGCCGGAGCAGGCCCTGGAGCCCCTGGCCTTCGGCGACGCCGACGCCTACGCCCGGGCCGTGGAGCATCTGGGCCGGGCGGCCAACGAGTTCTACCGCGACCTGGGCCGGGGCGCGCTGGTGGCGGCGGACAAGTACGGCGGCGCGGACTTCGCCTGCGTCCTGGGCCAGGAGATGGCGGGCTACGCCACGGGCGAACTCTACTTCGTGGCCCAGGCCCTGGGCTTCCGGCACTCGCACCTGGACTCGGCGGCCTATTCCTGGGACCAGAAGCACGACGAGAAGGACGTAGACAAGGGCGTGGAGTTCCTGGTGGCCGACGAGTCCGGCCGGTCCTTCCTGACCTCCATGGTCTCCTGCCTCTTCGCCCGGGGCGTGTACAAGGACGAGCTCCTGGCCCAGGCCCTGGAGAGCGTGGGCTATACGACGCTGGCCCGGAACATGGCCGAGGTCGGGGAGCACATCCGGCGGCTGCGCTGGCGCACCCGCTTCGCCACGGGCTTCAATCCCGAGGCCGTGCGCATTCCCAAGCGCTTCACCGAGGTGAGCACCTGGAAGGGGCCGGTGGACCCGGCCTACATGGAGGCCCTGCGCCTGGCCTATGCCAAGCGCCTGCGCGAACTGGGCAAACCCCTGGAGGACGAGACTCCGGCCTGA
- a CDS encoding 4Fe-4S dicluster domain-containing protein produces MKILSAARMERCIGCNSCSLACARLVHKRLSWSSAGIRIHSSGGISTGFQALTCLACDPPPCAAACPTGAYSPRKGGGVVVKKDLCIRCGACVEACPVDAIAVDFEGAPYVCIHCGRCVEYCPHDCLEMVETEALRSGDKEVPA; encoded by the coding sequence ATGAAGATCCTCTCGGCCGCGCGCATGGAGCGCTGCATCGGCTGCAATTCCTGCTCCCTGGCCTGCGCCAGGCTCGTGCACAAGCGCCTGTCCTGGTCCTCGGCGGGCATCCGCATCCACTCCTCGGGCGGCATCTCCACGGGCTTCCAGGCCCTGACCTGCCTGGCCTGCGATCCGCCGCCCTGCGCCGCGGCCTGCCCCACCGGGGCCTACTCCCCACGCAAGGGCGGCGGCGTGGTGGTCAAGAAGGACCTCTGCATCCGCTGCGGGGCCTGCGTGGAGGCCTGCCCGGTGGACGCCATCGCCGTGGACTTCGAGGGCGCGCCCTACGTCTGCATCCACTGCGGCCGCTGCGTGGAGTACTGCCCCCACGACTGCCTGGAGATGGTCGAGACGGAGGCGCTGCGCTCCGGCGACAAGGAGGTGCCCGCATGA
- a CDS encoding bifunctional acetate--CoA ligase family protein/GNAT family N-acetyltransferase, whose protein sequence is MGISNLEHMFNPKSVAVIGATNEPQNPGNIVMRNIMTGGFLGPVMPVSDEAEAIAGVLTYPGVQKLPKTPDLAIVCNPLPEVPEILMRLKEFGTKAVVLLAAGYAGMDAEERADVAHTIRSVANPPDIRVLGPKCLGFMVPAVNLYASIAHAKALPGRIAFISQSDSLYTAVLDWAMSQGIGFSHIVSLGSRLDVGFSDILDYLASDPLTRSILLYVESTHDARAFMSAARAASRNKPVVVMRPGLALREVQAALAQAELGSDDVYDVAFRRAGMLRVDSIDGLFDAAQTLAQPKAVRGDRLAILTNGGSAGVQAADALLRGGGRLAELSADTREALDKALGGSWAHANPVGVPYNAGGKEYSEALKVLVKDPGVDAVLVMHVPFAGLADEEVAQAVAETLKRVKRMVLASWLGSGSAGRARARLSDAGIPTYETPDTAIRAFLYMVEYQKNQELLIETPDSLPTDFFPDTTTAREAVLKAMRAGRDGLTEPEAKDVLAAYGIPVVETRIAVSAREAVIAADELGYPVAVKLRSPQISQPFDVGGVILDLESAEKVWEACAGMLARVSRERPDAYIEGFTVQKMGRRPGAHELFISAAVDPTFGPVIRFGHGGMARELIQDSALAMPPLSMSLARELVSRTRISRLLSGTPDHPAADLDDVSLTLIQVSQLLIDVPQIAELDINPLYADDLGVLALGARIRLTPYAGDGQGRLAIRPYPRELEECVVTKQGRKVTLRPIRPEDEPAHLEFISRLSDEDLRLRFFGVVRRDFDHKDMARFTQIDYDREMAFIATAQDERGRPETLGVVRTSTRPDNSEAEFAIVIRSDLKGSGLGSLLFQKMIHYTASRGTRNITGQTLVENKAMQGLARKFGFAIHPDPHDESMVDMVLDLEPRPA, encoded by the coding sequence ATGGGCATCAGCAACCTCGAACACATGTTCAATCCCAAGTCCGTGGCCGTCATCGGGGCCACCAACGAGCCCCAGAATCCGGGCAACATCGTCATGCGCAACATCATGACCGGCGGGTTCCTGGGCCCGGTCATGCCCGTGTCCGACGAGGCCGAGGCCATCGCCGGCGTGCTCACCTACCCCGGGGTGCAGAAGCTGCCCAAGACCCCGGACCTGGCCATCGTCTGCAACCCCCTGCCCGAGGTCCCGGAAATCCTCATGCGGCTCAAGGAGTTCGGCACCAAGGCCGTGGTCCTGCTGGCCGCCGGATACGCGGGCATGGACGCCGAGGAGCGGGCCGACGTGGCCCACACCATACGCTCCGTGGCCAACCCGCCGGACATCCGCGTGCTCGGGCCCAAGTGCCTGGGCTTCATGGTTCCGGCCGTGAACCTCTACGCCAGCATCGCCCACGCCAAGGCCCTGCCCGGCCGCATCGCCTTCATCTCCCAGTCCGACTCCCTGTACACGGCGGTCCTCGACTGGGCCATGTCCCAGGGCATCGGCTTCTCGCACATCGTCTCCCTGGGCAGCCGCCTGGACGTCGGCTTCTCGGACATCCTCGACTACCTGGCCTCGGACCCGCTGACCCGCTCCATCCTGCTCTACGTGGAGTCCACCCACGACGCCCGGGCCTTCATGTCCGCGGCCCGCGCGGCCTCGCGCAACAAGCCCGTGGTGGTCATGCGCCCGGGCCTGGCCCTGCGCGAGGTCCAGGCCGCCCTGGCCCAGGCCGAGCTGGGCTCGGACGACGTCTACGACGTGGCCTTCCGCCGCGCGGGCATGCTCCGCGTGGACAGCATCGACGGCCTGTTCGACGCGGCCCAGACCCTGGCCCAGCCCAAGGCCGTGCGCGGCGACCGCCTGGCCATCCTGACCAACGGCGGCAGCGCCGGGGTCCAGGCCGCCGACGCCCTGCTGCGCGGCGGCGGGCGGCTGGCCGAACTCTCCGCCGACACCCGCGAGGCCCTGGACAAGGCCCTCGGCGGCTCCTGGGCCCACGCCAATCCGGTGGGCGTCCCCTACAACGCGGGCGGCAAGGAATACTCCGAGGCCCTCAAGGTCCTGGTCAAGGACCCGGGCGTGGACGCGGTGCTCGTGATGCACGTGCCCTTCGCCGGGCTGGCCGACGAGGAGGTGGCCCAGGCCGTGGCCGAGACCCTCAAGCGGGTCAAGCGCATGGTCCTGGCCTCCTGGCTCGGGTCGGGCTCGGCCGGGCGCGCCCGGGCCCGGCTCTCGGACGCGGGCATCCCCACCTACGAGACGCCGGACACGGCCATCCGCGCCTTCCTCTACATGGTCGAGTACCAGAAGAACCAGGAACTGCTCATCGAGACGCCGGACTCCCTGCCCACGGACTTCTTCCCGGACACCACCACGGCCCGCGAGGCCGTGCTCAAGGCCATGCGGGCAGGCCGCGACGGGCTCACCGAGCCCGAGGCCAAGGACGTGCTGGCGGCCTACGGCATCCCGGTGGTGGAGACGCGCATCGCGGTCTCGGCCCGCGAGGCGGTCATCGCCGCCGACGAGCTGGGCTACCCCGTGGCCGTGAAGCTCCGCTCCCCGCAAATCTCCCAGCCCTTCGACGTGGGCGGGGTGATCCTCGACCTGGAGAGCGCGGAAAAGGTCTGGGAGGCCTGCGCGGGCATGCTCGCCCGCGTCTCCCGCGAGCGGCCCGACGCCTACATCGAGGGCTTCACCGTGCAGAAGATGGGTCGCCGCCCCGGGGCCCACGAACTGTTCATTTCCGCGGCCGTGGACCCGACCTTCGGCCCGGTGATCCGCTTCGGCCACGGCGGCATGGCCCGCGAACTCATCCAGGACAGCGCCCTGGCCATGCCGCCCCTGTCCATGAGCCTGGCCCGCGAGCTCGTCTCGCGCACGCGCATCTCGCGCCTGCTCTCCGGCACCCCGGACCATCCGGCCGCCGACCTGGACGACGTCAGCCTGACCCTCATCCAGGTCTCCCAGCTGCTCATCGACGTGCCCCAGATCGCCGAGTTGGACATCAATCCGCTCTACGCCGACGACCTGGGCGTGCTGGCCCTGGGCGCGCGCATCCGGCTCACGCCCTACGCGGGCGACGGCCAGGGCCGCCTGGCCATCCGGCCCTATCCCCGCGAGCTGGAGGAATGCGTGGTCACCAAGCAGGGCCGCAAGGTCACCCTGCGCCCCATCCGGCCCGAGGACGAACCGGCCCACCTGGAGTTCATCTCCCGGCTCAGCGACGAGGACCTGCGTCTGCGCTTCTTCGGCGTGGTGCGCCGCGACTTCGACCACAAGGACATGGCCCGCTTCACCCAGATCGACTACGACCGCGAGATGGCCTTCATCGCCACGGCCCAGGACGAGCGCGGGCGGCCCGAGACCCTGGGCGTGGTGCGCACGTCGACCCGGCCGGACAACTCCGAGGCCGAATTCGCCATCGTCATCCGCTCGGACCTCAAGGGCTCGGGCCTGGGCAGCCTGCTGTTCCAGAAGATGATCCACTACACGGCGTCGCGCGGCACGCGGAACATCACCGGCCAGACCCTGGTGGAGAACAAGGCCATGCAGGGCCTGGCCCGCAAGTTCGGCTTCGCCATCCACCCGGACCCGCACGACGAGAGCATGGTGGACATGGTCCTGGACCTGGAGCCGCGCCCGGCCTGA
- the acs gene encoding acetate--CoA ligase, with the protein MSDERKIESMMKEGRVFEPRADMQAQAWVKNMAEYEALARRADEDPEGFWGERAKELVTWFKPWNKVMDCDLHKPEVKWFVDAKLNVSHNCLDRHLTDGRRNKAAIIWQGEPEDDVKVYTYQMLHREVSRFANVLKKKGVKKGDRVSIYLPMIPELAVAMLACTRIGAIHSVVFAGFSALSLQNRIQDCQAKVLVTADAVLRAGRAIPLKSNADEALKECPSVEQVVVVNRAKTSINMVEGRDTWWQEEMAAEDVSDVCPAEEMDAEDPLFILYTSGSTGKPKGVVHTTGGYLTYAAHTTQWVFDLKDEDVYWCTADAGWITGHTYIVYGPLALGGTSIMFEGVPSWPKPDRFWKIVEKYRVNIFYTAPTVIRALMREGSDWTRRNDLGSLRVLGSVGEPINPEAWMWYHEHIGGSRIPVVDTWWQTETGGIMISALPYATPLKPGSATKPLPGVAADIIRADATDAGADEGGHLVIKKPWPGMLRGVFGDPERYKKTYFERFAGMYESGDGARKDEDGYFWIMGRLDDVINVSGHRLGTAEIESALVAHKDVAEAAVVGMPHAIKGQSIYAYVTLKGDVEESDDLRKSLVTWVRKEIGPIATPEVIQFADGLPKTRSGKIMRRILRKIAAGQVEDFGDTSTLADPTVVTALIEGKNALLGR; encoded by the coding sequence ATGAGTGATGAACGCAAGATCGAGAGCATGATGAAGGAAGGCCGGGTCTTCGAGCCCCGCGCGGACATGCAGGCCCAGGCCTGGGTCAAGAACATGGCCGAGTACGAGGCGCTGGCCAGGCGCGCGGACGAGGACCCCGAGGGCTTCTGGGGCGAGCGGGCCAAGGAGCTCGTGACCTGGTTCAAGCCCTGGAACAAGGTCATGGACTGCGACCTGCACAAGCCCGAGGTCAAGTGGTTCGTCGACGCCAAGCTGAACGTCTCCCACAACTGCCTGGACCGCCACCTGACCGACGGCCGCCGCAACAAGGCGGCCATCATCTGGCAGGGCGAGCCCGAGGACGACGTCAAGGTCTACACCTACCAGATGCTCCACCGCGAGGTCAGCCGCTTCGCCAACGTCCTGAAGAAGAAGGGCGTGAAGAAGGGCGACCGCGTCTCCATCTACCTGCCCATGATCCCCGAACTGGCCGTGGCCATGCTGGCCTGCACCCGCATCGGCGCGATCCACTCCGTGGTCTTCGCCGGATTCTCGGCCCTGAGCCTGCAGAACCGCATCCAGGACTGCCAGGCCAAGGTGCTCGTCACGGCCGACGCGGTGCTGCGCGCGGGCCGGGCCATTCCGCTCAAGTCCAACGCCGACGAGGCCCTCAAGGAGTGCCCCTCGGTGGAGCAGGTGGTGGTGGTCAACCGGGCCAAGACGAGCATCAACATGGTCGAGGGCCGCGACACCTGGTGGCAGGAGGAGATGGCCGCCGAGGACGTCTCCGACGTCTGCCCGGCCGAGGAGATGGACGCCGAGGATCCGCTGTTCATCCTCTACACCTCCGGCTCCACGGGCAAGCCCAAGGGCGTGGTGCACACCACCGGCGGCTACCTGACCTACGCCGCGCACACCACCCAGTGGGTCTTCGACCTCAAGGACGAGGACGTCTACTGGTGCACGGCCGACGCGGGCTGGATCACCGGCCACACCTACATCGTCTACGGCCCGCTGGCCCTGGGCGGCACCTCGATCATGTTCGAGGGCGTGCCCTCCTGGCCCAAGCCGGACCGCTTCTGGAAGATCGTCGAGAAATACCGGGTGAACATCTTCTACACCGCGCCCACGGTCATCCGCGCGCTCATGCGCGAGGGTTCGGACTGGACCAGGCGCAACGACCTGGGCAGTCTGCGGGTGCTCGGCAGCGTGGGCGAGCCCATCAACCCCGAGGCCTGGATGTGGTATCACGAGCACATCGGCGGCTCGCGCATCCCGGTGGTGGACACCTGGTGGCAGACCGAAACCGGCGGCATCATGATCTCGGCCCTGCCCTACGCCACCCCGCTCAAGCCCGGCTCGGCCACCAAGCCCCTGCCCGGCGTGGCCGCGGACATCATCCGCGCCGACGCCACGGACGCCGGGGCCGACGAGGGCGGCCACCTGGTCATCAAGAAGCCCTGGCCGGGCATGCTGCGCGGCGTGTTCGGGGACCCCGAGCGCTACAAGAAGACCTACTTCGAGCGCTTCGCGGGCATGTACGAGTCCGGCGACGGCGCCCGCAAGGACGAGGACGGCTACTTCTGGATCATGGGCCGCCTGGACGACGTGATCAACGTCTCGGGCCACCGCCTGGGCACGGCCGAGATCGAGTCCGCCCTCGTGGCCCACAAGGACGTGGCCGAGGCCGCGGTGGTGGGCATGCCCCACGCCATCAAGGGCCAGAGCATCTACGCCTACGTGACGCTCAAGGGCGACGTGGAGGAGTCCGACGACCTGCGCAAGTCCCTGGTGACCTGGGTGCGCAAGGAGATCGGCCCCATCGCCACCCCGGAGGTCATCCAGTTCGCCGACGGCCTGCCCAAGACCCGCTCGGGCAAGATCATGCGCCGCATCCTGCGCAAGATCGCGGCCGGACAGGTGGAGGACTTCGGCGACACCTCGACCCTGGCCGATCCCACCGTGGTCACCGCGCTCATCGAGGGCAAGAACGCCCTGCTGGGCCGCTAG